The following proteins are encoded in a genomic region of Mycobacterium kiyosense:
- the mez gene encoding NAD-dependent malic enzyme has protein sequence MSDACVPRFPAALSTPSLNRGVGFTHEERRRLGLTGRLPSAVLTLDQQADRVWHQLQSMATDLGRNLLLEQLHYRHELLYFKVLTDHLPELMPVVYTPTVGEAIQRFSDEYRGQRGLFLSIDEPDDIAPAFETLGQGPDDIDLIVCTDAEAILGIGDWGVGGIQIAVGKLALYTAGGGVDPRRTLAVSLDVGTDNEQLLHDPFYLGNRHARRRGDEYFDFIRGYVETAHRMFPRAILHFEDFGPANARKILATYGADYCVFNDDMQGTGAVVLAAVYGGSKITGIPLREQRIVVFGAGTAGLGVADQIRDAMIADGATAEQATAQIWPIDRQGLLFDDMDDLRDFQVPYAKNRARLGVGADQRVGLVETIELAAPTVLLGCSAVSGAFNRAVIAAMTKSCERPMIFPLSNPTSRMEAMPADLVQWSAGKALVATGSPMAPVEYQGTTYTIGQANNVLVFPGIGLGTIVAGARRITQPMLHASAKAVAHQANPIAPGDSLLPDVRNLRDISAQVAEAVYQAAVDDGVATKTYQDVRQAIRDSMWAPVYD, from the coding sequence ATGAGCGATGCCTGCGTGCCACGATTCCCGGCCGCCTTGTCCACACCGAGCCTGAACCGCGGGGTGGGATTCACCCATGAAGAGCGCCGTCGGCTGGGGCTCACCGGCCGGCTGCCGTCGGCGGTGCTCACCCTGGACCAGCAGGCCGACCGGGTGTGGCACCAACTGCAGAGCATGGCCACCGATCTGGGCCGCAACCTGCTGCTCGAGCAGTTGCACTACCGCCACGAACTGCTGTACTTCAAAGTGCTGACCGACCATCTGCCAGAGCTGATGCCGGTGGTCTACACGCCAACCGTGGGCGAAGCGATCCAGCGGTTCTCCGACGAATACCGCGGGCAGCGCGGCCTGTTTCTGAGCATCGACGAACCCGACGACATCGCCCCAGCGTTCGAGACACTCGGGCAGGGCCCCGACGACATCGACCTGATCGTGTGCACCGATGCCGAGGCGATCCTGGGCATCGGCGACTGGGGTGTCGGCGGCATCCAGATCGCGGTCGGCAAGCTGGCGCTCTACACCGCCGGCGGCGGCGTGGACCCCCGCCGGACACTGGCGGTGTCACTGGACGTCGGTACCGACAACGAACAGCTGCTGCACGACCCGTTCTACCTGGGCAACCGGCACGCCCGCCGGCGCGGCGACGAGTACTTCGACTTCATCCGGGGCTACGTCGAGACGGCCCACCGCATGTTCCCCAGGGCGATACTGCATTTCGAGGATTTCGGGCCGGCCAACGCGCGCAAGATCCTGGCCACCTACGGCGCCGATTACTGCGTGTTCAACGACGACATGCAGGGCACCGGCGCGGTAGTGCTGGCGGCCGTCTACGGCGGGTCGAAGATCACCGGGATTCCGCTGCGCGAGCAACGGATCGTGGTGTTCGGCGCCGGAACCGCGGGTCTGGGTGTGGCCGACCAGATTCGGGACGCGATGATCGCCGACGGCGCTACCGCCGAGCAGGCCACCGCACAGATCTGGCCCATCGATCGGCAGGGGCTGCTGTTCGACGACATGGACGACCTGCGGGACTTTCAGGTGCCGTACGCCAAGAACCGCGCCCGCCTCGGCGTGGGCGCCGACCAGCGAGTAGGACTGGTCGAGACGATCGAACTGGCCGCACCCACCGTCCTGCTCGGCTGTTCGGCGGTGTCCGGAGCGTTCAACCGCGCAGTCATAGCGGCGATGACCAAATCGTGTGAGCGGCCGATGATCTTCCCGCTGTCCAACCCGACGTCGCGGATGGAGGCCATGCCCGCAGACCTGGTGCAGTGGTCGGCGGGCAAGGCGTTGGTGGCGACCGGAAGTCCGATGGCACCCGTCGAGTACCAAGGGACCACCTACACCATCGGGCAGGCCAACAATGTGCTGGTCTTCCCGGGTATCGGACTGGGCACCATCGTCGCCGGGGCCCGGCGGATCACTCAGCCGATGCTGCATGCTTCGGCGAAAGCCGTTGCCCACCAAGCGAATCCGATCGCACCCGGTGATTCGCTGCTGCCCGACGTACGGAATTTGCGGGACATCTCAGCGCAGGTGGCCGAGGCGGTCTACCAGGCCGCCGTCGACGACGGGGTGGCAACCAAGACCTACCAGGATGTGCGCCAAGCGATTCGCGACAGCATGTGGGCTCCGGTCTACGACTGA
- a CDS encoding MBL fold hydrolase: MIFTQHYLDCLSQASYFIGDETTGRAVVVDPRRDVEPYLEQAAEHGLWIERVIETHIHADFLSGHLELAAATGAVISYGKDANVEFAIDPLHDRQRICLGQVTFEILSTPGHTPESISVVVYEHPDDEIPYGVLTGDALFVGDVGRPDLLSQEGICADDLARTLFRTLHDKLLKLPDATRVFPAHGAGSTCGKQLSSETSSTIGEQRETNYAAQISDVDEFVASLTSDQAVQPRYFEYDSHRNRQRRPLLNQDPPSPLDPGAVVRLAAGGAGLLDGREPEKFAAGHFRGAVNVSLQGRFAEWAGGVLDLDRDIVLVGDPTQARESRIRLARVGLDRVIGQLHDLDAVLREQPELVERTTRYTTDELRRSTGWLQIIDVRGKAEVADGMIPGARHIPLPALAESRDELDKSAPVVTYCASGTRSMIAASLLQASGFVEVADLVGGFGAWQAAGLPVAGAADQS; the protein is encoded by the coding sequence ATGATCTTCACACAGCACTACCTGGACTGCCTTTCTCAAGCCTCGTATTTCATCGGGGACGAGACCACGGGCCGTGCCGTGGTCGTCGATCCGCGCCGTGACGTCGAGCCCTACCTCGAGCAGGCGGCCGAACACGGTCTGTGGATCGAGCGGGTCATCGAGACCCACATCCACGCCGACTTCCTGAGCGGTCACCTGGAACTGGCGGCCGCGACCGGCGCGGTGATCTCCTACGGGAAGGACGCGAACGTCGAATTCGCGATCGATCCGCTGCACGACCGGCAGCGGATCTGTCTGGGGCAGGTCACTTTCGAGATCCTGTCGACCCCCGGCCACACGCCGGAGTCCATCTCCGTCGTGGTGTACGAGCACCCGGACGACGAGATTCCCTACGGTGTGCTGACCGGCGACGCATTGTTCGTCGGCGATGTGGGCCGCCCGGATCTGCTCTCCCAGGAAGGAATCTGCGCCGACGATCTCGCTCGAACCCTCTTCCGGACGCTGCACGACAAACTGCTCAAGCTGCCCGACGCCACCAGGGTGTTCCCGGCGCACGGGGCCGGGTCGACCTGCGGCAAGCAGTTGTCCAGCGAAACCAGTTCCACCATCGGCGAGCAGCGCGAGACCAACTACGCCGCCCAGATCTCCGACGTCGACGAGTTCGTCGCCTCGCTGACGTCGGACCAGGCGGTGCAGCCGCGGTACTTCGAATACGACTCGCACCGCAATCGGCAGCGGCGTCCACTGTTGAACCAAGATCCGCCAAGCCCATTGGACCCCGGCGCGGTGGTCAGGCTCGCCGCCGGGGGCGCCGGCCTGCTCGACGGCCGCGAGCCGGAGAAGTTTGCGGCGGGTCATTTTCGTGGCGCCGTGAACGTCAGCCTGCAGGGGCGTTTCGCCGAGTGGGCCGGCGGGGTCTTGGACCTCGATCGGGACATCGTTCTGGTGGGCGATCCCACGCAGGCGCGGGAGAGCAGAATCCGCCTCGCTCGGGTGGGCTTGGACCGGGTGATCGGCCAATTGCACGACTTGGATGCCGTGCTGCGGGAACAGCCTGAGCTCGTCGAGCGAACCACCCGCTACACCACCGATGAACTCCGCCGATCTACCGGCTGGCTACAGATCATCGATGTGCGCGGAAAAGCCGAAGTGGCGGACGGGATGATTCCCGGCGCCCGGCACATCCCGCTGCCCGCTCTGGCCGAGTCGCGGGACGAACTCGACAAGTCAGCGCCGGTGGTCACCTATTGCGCGAGCGGGACGCGCTCCATGATCGCGGCCAGCCTGTTGCAGGCGTCGGGTTTCGTTGAGGTGGCGGACCTGGTCGGTGGGTTCGGTGCCTGGCAGGCGGCCGGTTTGCCGGTGGCCGGTGCCGCGGATCAGTCGTAG